In a single window of the Pithys albifrons albifrons isolate INPA30051 chromosome 19, PitAlb_v1, whole genome shotgun sequence genome:
- the SEPTIN9 gene encoding septin-9 isoform X6, with translation MTDAPRDAGPKPAAPTRPEKPAADFGYVGIDAILEQLRRKAMKQGFEFNIMVVGQSGLGKSTLINTLFKSKISRKSVQPTSEERIPKTIEIKSITHEIEEKGVRMKLTVIDTPGFGDHINNENCWQPIMKFINDQYEKYLQEETNINRKKRIPDTRVHCCIYFIPATGHSLRPLDIEFMKRLSKVVNIVPVIAKADTLTLDERNYFKQRIMADLLANGIDVYPQKEFDEDSEDRLVNEKFREMIPFAVVGSDQEYQVNGRRILGRKTKWGTIEVENTTHCEFAYLRDLLIRTHMQNIKDITSNIHFEAYRVKRLNEGQGSLSNGVTDKELVANEM, from the exons ATGACGGACGCTCCGCGGGATGCCGGCCCCAAGCCGGCGGCACCAACGCGGCCAGAGAAACCGGCTGCGGACTTCGGCTACGTGGGGATAGACGCcatcctggagcagctgagaCGGAAAGCCATGAAGCAGGGCTTCGAGTTCAACATCATGGTTGTGG GTCAGAGTGGCTTGGGGAAATCCACGTTAATCAACACCCTCTTCAAATCCAAAATCAGCCGGAAATCTGTACAGCCAACTTCTGAAGAGCGGATCCCCAAGACCATTGAAATCAAATCCATCACTCACG AGATTGAAGAGAAGGGGGTTCGCATGAAGCTGACAGTCATTGACACTCCAGGATTTGGAGACCACATCAACAATGAGAACTG ctggCAGCCCATCATGAAGTTCATCAACGACCAGTATGAGAAGTACCTGCAGGAGGAAACCAACATTAACCGGAAGAAGCGGATCCCCGACACGCGGGTTCACTGCTGTATATATTTCATCCCAGCCACGGGCCACTC gCTCCGACCGTTGGACATCGAGTTCATGAAACGCCTGAGCAAAGTGGTCAACATCGTCCCCGTGATCGCCAAAGCCGACACGTTAACGCTGGATGAGAGGAACTACTTCAAGCAAAGG ATAATGGCTGATCTTCTGGCCAACGGGATCGACGTGTACCCTCAGAAGGAGTTTGATGAGGACTCTGAAGATCGGCTAGTGAACGAGAAATTCCGG GAAATGATCCCATTTGCAGTGGTGGGCAGTGACCAGGAATACCAGGTTAATGGAAGAAGAATCCTTGGAAGGAAGACCAAGTGGGGCACCATTGAAG TGGAGAACACAACACACTGTGAGTTCGCCTACCTGCGGGACCTCCTCATCAG gaCACACATGCAGAACATCAAGGATATTACCAGCAACATCCACTTTGAAGCCTACAGGGTCAAGAGGCTGAATGAGGGCCAGGGCTCACTCTCCAACGGCGTGACCGACAAAGAGCTGGTGGCTAATGAAATGTAA